In one window of Cellulophaga sp. HaHa_2_95 DNA:
- a CDS encoding BatA domain-containing protein — MHFKYPEILWGLFLLLIPILIHLLQLRRFKKTAFTNVKMLQQVVAESQKSRSLKKWLLLFTRMLLFTALIIAFAQPFFAKNTVFKNKETIIYLDNSFSMQAKKGNSSLLEVAVQEIVKKAPKNTPLTLFTNDHTFSNTTIAAIQNDLLSLNFSQNQLPSEAITLKATSLFSTATNSIKNLIVISDFQKNKEASLKPSKELNNYYIQLASYKIENIAIDSIFYSPKSNETTTIKIKLSASQDLENQPISVYNGDQLIAKTAAEFNHTKSASVTISLPENDLILGKIQLEDTGLNYDNQFYFSRNKKEKVRILEIYGVETGYLERIYTAEEFEYQKNSIAQLNYSLIENQHTIILNELEALPEALVQALHLFTQQGGTLIMIPNDDITITNYNTLLNNFGVKLNQKIATSQEIAHINFDHPIYSNVFDQKVNNFQYPEVKTYYSLDAKQSPLLSYASNEPFLLGKRGFYFFTSPLSSELSNFKNSPLIVPTLYNMGVESLKQQELYYTLGENNSVTIAVEGITDDVLKISNATNEYIPQQQSLNNKIVLNFNEVPSEDGLFTVKNKETNFKHLGFNYQRTESSLTYWDLENVKDIYTPTSISDLFDTLEKDDSKNELWKWFVILALLFGLIEIGIQKYLK; from the coding sequence ATGCATTTTAAATATCCAGAAATACTTTGGGGCTTATTTTTACTACTGATTCCTATATTAATCCACCTTTTACAACTACGTCGGTTTAAAAAAACAGCATTTACGAATGTAAAGATGCTGCAGCAAGTAGTTGCCGAGTCTCAGAAAAGTAGATCTCTTAAAAAATGGTTGCTTTTATTCACAAGGATGCTGCTCTTTACAGCATTGATTATTGCATTTGCGCAACCCTTTTTCGCAAAGAATACCGTTTTTAAAAATAAAGAAACCATTATATATTTAGACAATTCCTTTAGCATGCAAGCCAAAAAAGGAAATTCCTCTTTATTAGAAGTTGCAGTTCAAGAGATTGTAAAAAAAGCACCGAAAAACACGCCACTTACTCTTTTTACAAATGACCACACCTTTTCAAATACTACTATTGCAGCGATACAAAATGATTTGCTCTCGCTAAATTTTTCACAAAATCAATTACCTTCTGAGGCTATTACGTTAAAAGCTACCTCTCTTTTTAGTACTGCTACAAATAGCATAAAAAACCTAATTGTAATCAGTGATTTTCAAAAAAATAAGGAAGCGTCTTTAAAACCATCCAAAGAATTAAATAATTACTACATACAATTAGCCTCCTATAAGATTGAAAACATTGCTATTGATAGTATTTTTTATAGTCCCAAATCTAACGAGACCACAACGATAAAAATAAAATTATCAGCCTCTCAGGATTTAGAAAATCAGCCTATTTCTGTATACAATGGAGATCAATTAATTGCAAAAACAGCTGCAGAATTTAACCATACAAAAAGTGCAAGCGTCACTATTTCTCTGCCTGAGAATGACCTTATCCTTGGAAAAATCCAATTAGAAGATACGGGACTAAATTATGACAACCAGTTTTATTTTAGTAGAAATAAAAAGGAGAAAGTAAGAATTTTAGAAATCTATGGAGTTGAAACAGGCTACTTAGAAAGAATTTATACTGCAGAAGAATTTGAGTACCAGAAAAATAGCATTGCTCAATTAAATTATAGTCTCATTGAAAATCAGCATACCATCATATTAAATGAATTAGAAGCGCTACCAGAAGCATTGGTGCAGGCACTGCATTTATTCACGCAACAAGGAGGAACCTTAATAATGATTCCAAATGACGATATTACCATTACAAATTATAATACGCTTCTAAATAATTTTGGCGTAAAATTGAATCAAAAAATAGCTACTTCTCAAGAGATTGCGCATATTAATTTTGATCATCCAATCTATAGCAATGTGTTTGATCAAAAAGTTAACAATTTTCAATATCCAGAGGTAAAAACCTATTACTCTTTAGATGCTAAACAAAGTCCATTACTCTCTTATGCTAGTAATGAACCTTTCTTACTTGGCAAAAGAGGATTTTATTTTTTCACATCTCCTTTATCATCAGAATTATCAAACTTTAAAAATTCGCCTTTGATTGTTCCTACGTTATACAATATGGGCGTAGAAAGTTTAAAGCAACAAGAGCTATACTATACCCTAGGAGAAAATAATTCTGTGACCATAGCCGTGGAGGGTATTACAGATGATGTTTTGAAGATTTCAAATGCAACGAATGAATACATCCCGCAGCAACAATCTCTAAACAACAAAATAGTTCTAAACTTTAATGAGGTACCTTCTGAAGATGGACTATTTACAGTAAAAAATAAAGAAACAAATTTTAAACACCTTGGTTTTAATTATCAAAGAACAGAAAGTAGTTTAACTTATTGGGATCTAGAAAACGTTAAAGACATTTATACACCAACATCAATATCAGATTTGTTTGACACTTTAGAAAAAGATGATAGTAAAAACGAGCTTTGGAAATGGTTTGTTATTTTAGCATTACTATTTGGTTTGATTGAAATTGGTATTCAAAAATATTTAAAATGA
- a CDS encoding RNA polymerase sigma factor, which produces MELQIDDSVLVKNYINGEEKALEILINRHNQRISSFIYSKVLNRDVTEDIFQDTFIKVIKTLRKGSYSEEGKFLPWVMRIAHNLVIDHFRKNKRMPMFEGSDDFNIFSVIGDDQLNIEKQLIKDQIDNDLNILIEELPEDQKEVLMMRIYKDMSFKEISENTGVSINTALGRMRYALINLRKVIDQNNIVLTN; this is translated from the coding sequence ATGGAACTACAGATTGATGACTCAGTATTAGTAAAAAATTACATCAACGGAGAAGAGAAAGCTTTAGAGATTTTAATTAATCGCCACAACCAAAGAATTTCTAGCTTCATTTATTCCAAAGTATTGAATAGAGATGTTACAGAAGATATATTTCAAGATACTTTTATTAAAGTAATAAAAACTCTTAGAAAGGGATCGTATAGTGAAGAAGGTAAGTTTTTACCTTGGGTAATGCGAATTGCACATAACTTAGTTATAGATCATTTTAGAAAAAACAAAAGAATGCCAATGTTTGAAGGCAGTGATGATTTTAATATCTTTTCTGTTATTGGTGACGATCAATTAAATATTGAAAAACAATTGATTAAAGATCAAATAGATAATGACTTAAATATTTTGATTGAGGAATTGCCAGAAGATCAAAAAGAAGTTTTAATGATGCGTATTTATAAGGATATGAGTTTCAAAGAAATTTCAGAGAATACAGGAGTAAGCATTAATACCGCTTTAGGAAGAATGCGTTATGCATTAATTAACCTTAGAAAGGTAATTGATCAAAACAATATCGTTTTAACGAATTAA
- a CDS encoding hydrolase encodes MKSRIFLYLFLFASLIALYLFVSSGTMSKNKDARIESLSAQTEKLNDSIRDLHLKFLEMEYFSLDNNDDAFAYYQHLNLKNPTGYITDKLLETNESKGDNPLVPYEGMEGNFKINKIKVLNHKWIVADFSDGHYWGDLIIKYELKDDLGVDFSLLDHLLYARSNE; translated from the coding sequence ATGAAAAGTAGAATTTTTCTATACCTATTTCTTTTTGCATCATTAATAGCTCTTTACCTTTTTGTAAGCAGTGGTACTATGAGTAAGAATAAAGATGCTAGGATAGAAAGCCTAAGTGCACAAACCGAAAAATTAAATGATTCTATTCGAGATTTACATTTAAAATTTCTAGAAATGGAGTATTTTTCTTTGGATAATAATGATGATGCTTTTGCATACTACCAGCATTTGAATTTAAAAAATCCTACCGGGTACATTACGGATAAGCTATTAGAAACTAACGAAAGTAAAGGTGATAATCCATTAGTACCTTATGAAGGTATGGAGGGTAATTTTAAAATCAATAAAATTAAAGTATTAAACCATAAATGGATTGTAGCAGATTTTTCTGATGGTCATTACTGGGGAGATCTTATTATTAAATATGAATTGAAAGATGATTTGGGCGTAGATTTTTCGCTGCTAGATCATCTGCTCTATGCTAGGAGTAACGAATAG
- a CDS encoding ribose-5-phosphate isomerase: protein MAKTEYRIYVIELQKKVFTENWRFRAANPQFNGVLECVYVGMTSKTPKERLEQHKTGYRNKKGHKLSSAIVQKYGSYLRPSLYNHVPVLKTKQEGLKMEELVALELRRKGYAVWFN, encoded by the coding sequence ATGGCCAAAACCGAATATAGAATCTACGTCATCGAACTGCAAAAAAAGGTCTTTACCGAAAATTGGAGGTTTAGAGCTGCTAATCCACAATTTAACGGAGTGCTAGAATGCGTATACGTAGGCATGACGAGTAAGACCCCTAAAGAGCGTTTGGAACAACATAAAACAGGGTATAGAAACAAAAAAGGTCATAAATTATCTTCCGCAATTGTGCAAAAATATGGTAGCTATTTGCGTCCTAGCTTATACAATCATGTTCCCGTATTAAAGACAAAGCAAGAAGGCCTAAAAATGGAAGAATTGGTAGCTTTAGAATTGCGAAGAAAAGGCTACGCCGTTTGGTTTAATTAA
- a CDS encoding alpha/beta hydrolase, translated as MQTKSLSLEHIIRPSSLEKNAPVLFMLHGYGSNEEDLFSFAAELPEEYFVISVRAPYTLEPYGNAWYAINFDAEKGKWSDDVQAIESRDKIANFITEACAAYSVDQNNVTLLGFSQGTILSYAVALSYPEKVTRVIALSGYINENILEKDYTNNDFSALKIYASHGSVDQVIPVDWAAKAPKFLDHLGILNTYEEFPVGHGVAPQNFYSFKKWLSEN; from the coding sequence ATGCAAACAAAATCCTTATCACTAGAACATATAATTCGCCCGTCTTCACTAGAAAAGAATGCTCCCGTTCTTTTTATGCTTCATGGTTATGGAAGTAACGAAGAAGACTTATTTTCTTTTGCTGCAGAATTACCAGAAGAATATTTTGTAATCTCTGTACGCGCCCCTTATACATTAGAACCTTATGGGAATGCTTGGTATGCCATCAATTTTGATGCAGAAAAAGGCAAATGGAGTGATGATGTACAAGCTATTGAATCTAGAGATAAAATTGCAAACTTTATTACAGAAGCTTGTGCCGCTTATTCCGTAGATCAAAATAATGTAACCCTTTTAGGCTTTAGCCAAGGTACTATATTAAGTTATGCTGTAGCCTTATCATATCCTGAAAAAGTAACCCGTGTAATTGCGTTAAGCGGTTATATCAATGAAAATATACTAGAGAAAGACTATACAAACAATGATTTTTCTGCCTTGAAGATTTACGCTTCTCATGGCTCTGTAGATCAAGTTATTCCTGTAGACTGGGCTGCTAAAGCTCCTAAATTCTTAGATCATTTAGGTATTTTAAATACCTACGAAGAATTTCCCGTAGGCCATGGAGTGGCACCTCAAAATTTCTATTCTTTCAAAAAATGGTTGTCAGAAAATTAA
- the bcp gene encoding thioredoxin-dependent thiol peroxidase → MQTLKIGDKVPSFSVNDQDGNTINLSDYLGKKLIVFFYPKASTPGCTAEACNLRDNYAALQSQGYELLGVSADSEKRQANFKNKYEFPFPLLADEDHTVINAFGVWGPKKFMGKTYDGIHRMTFVVDEKGVVSNVIEKVKTKDHAAQLLA, encoded by the coding sequence ATGCAAACTTTAAAAATAGGAGATAAGGTTCCTTCATTTTCTGTGAATGATCAAGATGGGAACACTATTAATTTATCGGATTACTTAGGAAAAAAATTAATTGTATTTTTTTATCCTAAGGCTAGTACTCCTGGATGTACCGCTGAAGCTTGTAATTTACGCGATAATTACGCAGCATTACAATCACAAGGATATGAATTATTAGGGGTAAGTGCAGACTCAGAAAAAAGACAAGCTAATTTTAAAAATAAATATGAGTTCCCTTTTCCATTATTGGCAGACGAAGACCATACGGTTATTAATGCTTTTGGTGTTTGGGGGCCAAAAAAGTTTATGGGCAAAACCTATGACGGCATTCATAGAATGACATTCGTTGTTGATGAAAAAGGAGTGGTGTCTAATGTGATTGAAAAAGTTAAAACTAAAGATCATGCAGCGCAGCTATTAGCTTAA
- a CDS encoding dihydroorotase family protein, with the protein MNVLLKAAKIVDATNKEHHLKKRDILIKNGIISKIAPKIEAEKQTKIIALENLHVSIGWFDSSVSFGEPGHEERETIENGLFTAAKSGFTDVILNPTTNPLPDSSSDIVFLRNKANNKPTKLHPLGTLTVKSEGEVLAELFDMQNAGAVAFSDYKNPTKNSNLLKIALQYAQGFDALVYSFPLDVQIAGKGVVNEEVVATRLGLKGIPSLAEELQISRDLFILEYTGGKLHIPTISTANAVKLIATAKKKGLDVTCSVAIHNLVLTDEELEGFDTNFKVMPPLRTKKDARMLIKGVLDGVIDFVTSDHTPLDVEEKIIEFDNAAYGTIGLESAFGALNKIFEVATAIHLLTKGRERYNIATPKLSEGEKATLTLFNPDAEKEFSKDDIYASCKNSAFIGQPILGHVYGIISEENILI; encoded by the coding sequence ATGAACGTACTTTTAAAAGCTGCAAAAATTGTAGATGCCACAAATAAAGAACATCATCTTAAGAAAAGAGATATTCTAATTAAAAATGGTATCATTTCTAAAATTGCTCCTAAAATTGAGGCCGAAAAGCAAACAAAAATTATTGCGCTAGAAAACCTACATGTCTCTATTGGTTGGTTTGATAGCAGCGTATCTTTTGGAGAGCCTGGTCATGAAGAACGCGAAACCATTGAGAATGGTTTGTTTACCGCTGCAAAAAGTGGCTTTACCGATGTGATTCTAAATCCGACTACGAACCCACTACCCGATTCTAGTTCGGACATCGTATTTTTAAGAAATAAAGCCAACAATAAACCTACTAAATTACATCCACTAGGAACCTTAACGGTGAAATCTGAGGGTGAGGTTTTAGCAGAATTGTTTGATATGCAAAATGCTGGCGCCGTTGCTTTTTCTGATTATAAAAATCCCACTAAAAACTCTAACCTTCTTAAAATAGCTTTGCAATATGCGCAAGGTTTTGATGCCTTAGTGTACTCTTTTCCATTAGATGTTCAGATCGCCGGAAAGGGAGTAGTTAATGAAGAAGTAGTCGCAACTCGTTTAGGACTCAAAGGAATTCCTTCTTTAGCGGAAGAATTGCAAATTTCTAGAGATTTATTTATTTTAGAATATACAGGAGGCAAATTACATATCCCTACGATATCTACGGCAAATGCCGTAAAGTTAATTGCTACAGCAAAAAAGAAAGGCCTAGATGTTACCTGTAGTGTAGCTATTCACAACCTTGTACTCACAGACGAAGAATTAGAAGGCTTTGATACTAATTTTAAAGTGATGCCCCCGCTTCGCACTAAAAAAGACGCTAGAATGCTTATAAAGGGCGTTCTTGATGGCGTTATTGATTTTGTAACTTCAGACCACACTCCGTTAGATGTGGAAGAGAAAATTATAGAATTTGACAATGCTGCCTATGGCACTATAGGCTTGGAATCTGCATTTGGTGCGCTAAACAAAATTTTTGAAGTAGCTACCGCTATACACTTACTAACAAAAGGAAGAGAACGCTATAATATTGCTACTCCAAAACTTTCGGAAGGGGAAAAAGCAACCCTTACGCTATTTAATCCAGACGCTGAAAAAGAATTCTCAAAAGATGACATTTACGCTTCATGTAAGAATAGTGCCTTTATAGGCCAGCCGATTCTAGGGCATGTCTATGGAATAATTTCGGAAGAAAATATACTAATCTAA
- a CDS encoding TonB-dependent receptor encodes MTSVLRKDTGFENIPSIKSKTLRINLNPDIYGTFSEIGAGQETSGHFFRSGGASGTIAKAMSAYDKDFSDAIYGIEEDGRYVTQSRLKKMLTHEMMNMEDRISRKKHPERLFFSYANTVATIDFSKRYKGHGWLGIRYQLDPTQKEYDEIIIHVRFKQNEARLQQETLGILGVNLIYGAFYKHDQPRKILKYLYDHLDKDTLEVDMINFSGPNYKNVDNRLMSLQLIKNNMTDAVMFGPDGNNLLPAAVLYKKNILALRGSFRPVTKVNMDMLEKSHDIFIRETSVEEENTIVIFEITLSNLKASGEIDEQDFMDRAELLCSLGHTVMISKFQEYFKLVEYFNNYTKSKIGLTMGVNNLVDIFDEKYYRHLSGGILEAFGKLFFKDLKVYLYPMKNEETGQIMTSNNVKVHPRMKELYKFFKYNGKVMDIIDYDPDVLHIFSRDVLKKIINNDEGWEDVLPEGISEIIKNRSLFKRKQIDAGSTDETK; translated from the coding sequence ATGACTTCTGTTTTAAGAAAGGATACTGGATTTGAAAATATCCCCTCGATAAAATCTAAAACGCTTCGTATAAATCTGAATCCAGATATTTACGGAACATTTTCAGAAATTGGTGCTGGCCAAGAAACCTCCGGGCATTTTTTTAGATCTGGTGGTGCCTCTGGTACTATTGCAAAAGCAATGAGTGCTTATGACAAAGATTTTAGTGATGCTATTTATGGCATAGAAGAAGACGGCCGATACGTTACGCAATCGCGATTGAAAAAAATGTTGACTCACGAGATGATGAACATGGAAGATCGTATTAGTAGAAAAAAACACCCCGAGCGTTTATTTTTCTCTTATGCAAATACCGTAGCAACGATAGACTTCTCTAAAAGATATAAAGGTCATGGGTGGCTAGGGATTAGGTACCAATTAGACCCAACTCAAAAAGAATATGATGAAATCATCATACATGTACGATTTAAGCAAAATGAAGCTCGTTTACAGCAAGAAACCTTAGGTATTTTAGGTGTAAACCTTATTTATGGTGCCTTTTACAAGCATGACCAGCCGCGTAAAATTCTTAAATACTTATACGACCATTTAGATAAGGATACCTTAGAAGTTGATATGATTAACTTTTCTGGACCTAACTATAAAAATGTAGATAACCGTTTGATGAGCTTGCAGCTTATTAAAAATAACATGACCGATGCTGTTATGTTCGGTCCTGACGGCAATAACTTATTGCCAGCTGCAGTTTTATATAAAAAGAATATTCTTGCATTACGTGGTAGCTTTAGACCTGTAACAAAGGTTAATATGGATATGCTAGAAAAATCTCATGATATCTTTATCAGAGAGACTAGCGTAGAAGAAGAGAATACTATTGTAATTTTTGAAATTACCTTATCTAACTTAAAAGCATCTGGAGAAATTGATGAACAGGATTTTATGGACCGCGCTGAACTCTTATGTTCATTAGGCCATACCGTAATGATCTCTAAATTTCAAGAGTACTTTAAGTTAGTAGAATACTTTAATAATTATACGAAGTCAAAAATTGGATTAACTATGGGGGTAAATAACCTAGTTGATATTTTTGATGAAAAATATTACCGTCATTTAAGTGGTGGTATTTTAGAAGCCTTTGGTAAGTTATTCTTTAAAGATTTGAAGGTGTATTTATACCCTATGAAGAATGAAGAAACTGGGCAAATAATGACCAGTAATAATGTCAAAGTACACCCACGCATGAAAGAATTGTATAAATTCTTTAAATACAATGGTAAAGTGATGGATATTATTGATTATGATCCTGATGTATTACATATATTTTCCAGAGATGTCTTAAAGAAAATTATTAATAACGACGAAGGATGGGAAGATGTTTTACCAGAAGGCATCTCCGAAATCATAAAAAATAGAAGTCTGTTTAAGCGAAAGCAAATTGACGCTGGTAGCACGGATGAAACAAAATAA
- a CDS encoding RNA polymerase sigma factor: MELQIEDSVLVKNYINGEEKALEILINRHNQRISSFIYSKVLDRDITEDIFQDTFIKVIKTLRKGSYSEEGKFLPWVMRIAHNLVIDHFRKNKRMPKFEGSDDFNIFSVIGDDQLNAEKQLIKDQIDSDLNILIEELPDDQKEVLMMRIYKDMSFKEISENTGVSINTALGRMRYALINLRKVIDKNNIVLTN; encoded by the coding sequence ATGGAACTACAGATTGAAGATTCAGTATTAGTAAAAAATTATATCAACGGAGAAGAAAAAGCTCTAGAGATTTTAATCAACCGCCACAACCAAAGAATTTCTAGCTTTATTTATTCTAAAGTATTAGATAGAGATATTACGGAAGATATCTTTCAAGATACTTTTATTAAAGTAATCAAAACACTTAGAAAAGGATCGTATAGTGAAGAAGGTAAATTTTTACCATGGGTAATGCGTATTGCACATAACCTGGTTATAGATCATTTTAGAAAGAACAAAAGAATGCCTAAGTTTGAAGGTAGCGATGATTTCAATATCTTTTCTGTTATCGGTGACGATCAATTAAATGCGGAAAAGCAATTAATCAAAGATCAGATAGACAGTGATTTAAATATTCTGATTGAGGAATTACCAGATGATCAAAAAGAAGTTTTAATGATGCGTATCTATAAGGATATGAGCTTCAAAGAAATTTCAGAAAACACTGGAGTTAGCATTAATACCGCATTAGGGAGAATGCGTTATGCATTAATTAACCTTAGAAAAGTAATAGACAAGAATAATATTGTCTTAACCAATTAA
- the nth gene encoding endonuclease III, translating into MTKAEKIAFTIQKLKELYPTIPVPLDHKDPYTLLIAVLMSAQSTDVRVNQITPLLFAKADNPYDMIKLNVEEIRAIIRPVGLSPMKAKGIHGLSQMLVDKYDGIVPQELELLEEFPAVGHKTASVVVSQAFGIPAFPVDTHIHRLMYRWGFTNGKNVVQTEKDAKRLFPKEIWNDLHLQIIWYGREYSPARGWDLEKDIITKTIGRKTVLEAYYKTKKSR; encoded by the coding sequence ATGACAAAAGCAGAAAAAATAGCGTTCACTATTCAAAAACTAAAAGAATTATACCCTACAATTCCTGTCCCATTAGATCATAAAGATCCGTACACCTTATTAATCGCCGTATTGATGTCAGCACAGAGTACCGATGTTAGAGTCAACCAGATTACACCACTACTTTTTGCTAAAGCAGATAATCCTTACGATATGATTAAGCTAAACGTTGAAGAGATTCGTGCTATTATTCGTCCTGTGGGTTTATCTCCTATGAAAGCAAAAGGCATTCACGGATTATCGCAAATGCTGGTAGATAAATATGATGGTATTGTTCCGCAAGAATTAGAATTATTAGAAGAGTTCCCTGCCGTGGGTCATAAAACGGCTAGTGTTGTAGTATCACAAGCTTTTGGCATTCCTGCGTTCCCTGTAGATACGCATATTCACAGGTTAATGTATCGATGGGGTTTTACGAATGGGAAAAACGTGGTACAAACAGAAAAAGACGCCAAGAGATTATTTCCAAAAGAGATTTGGAACGATTTACATTTACAAATTATCTGGTATGGCCGCGAATATTCACCTGCGAGAGGGTGGGATTTAGAAAAAGATATTATAACAAAAACTATTGGCAGAAAAACAGTTTTAGAGGCCTATTATAAAACTAAAAAGAGCCGCTAA
- a CDS encoding MBL fold metallo-hydrolase, producing MTITFLGTGTSQGIPVIGSTHPVCMSENQKDKRLRVSVLVSWDNFNYVFDCGPDFRQQMLKNPISQLDGILFTHEHSDHTAGIDDIRPFFFRQGDIPIYAHERVIKSLKIRFDYIFANENRYPGAPAVEIKEVKNGSTFKIGNLNAIPINLKHNRLQVFGYRLRDFAYLTDIKTIEELEVKKLNGLKVLVVSALRIESHHSHFNLEEALEFISKVKPEKAYLTHISHLLGFHDEVQESLPKNVYLAYDNLKITI from the coding sequence GTGACAATTACATTTTTAGGAACTGGAACTTCACAAGGAATCCCTGTAATTGGGAGCACACATCCGGTTTGTATGAGTGAAAACCAAAAGGATAAAAGACTACGAGTTTCTGTTCTAGTCTCTTGGGATAATTTTAATTATGTGTTTGATTGTGGTCCAGATTTTAGGCAACAGATGCTTAAAAACCCTATTTCGCAATTAGATGGCATTCTATTTACCCATGAACACTCAGACCATACGGCAGGAATAGATGATATCAGACCTTTCTTTTTTAGACAAGGTGATATACCTATTTATGCACATGAACGGGTTATCAAATCACTAAAAATAAGATTTGATTATATTTTTGCCAATGAAAATAGATATCCAGGAGCTCCAGCCGTAGAAATTAAAGAGGTGAAAAATGGAAGTACTTTTAAAATTGGGAATTTAAATGCTATTCCAATAAATCTTAAACATAATAGATTACAGGTTTTTGGTTACCGATTACGAGACTTTGCTTATTTAACGGATATAAAAACGATAGAGGAGCTGGAGGTTAAAAAGTTAAACGGACTCAAAGTTTTAGTCGTAAGTGCATTGCGTATAGAATCTCATCATTCTCATTTTAATTTAGAAGAAGCTTTGGAATTTATTTCTAAAGTGAAACCAGAAAAAGCATACTTGACTCATATAAGTCATCTTCTAGGTTTTCATGATGAAGTGCAAGAATCATTGCCCAAAAATGTATATTTGGCTTACGATAATTTAAAAATTACCATATAA